In one window of Rathayibacter caricis DSM 15933 DNA:
- a CDS encoding ROK family protein, which yields MTQPQDGVLPRFAVGVDIGGTSIKASLVDVTTGERAARRFAVANPLGKEPEDFAAAIAGIVRDVSPIAGTPVGVGFPGIVRGGVVRQTTHVSQRWVGLDAQALLSEATGVDVVVVNDADAAGVAEREFGAMRDREGLLLLTTLGTGIGTALVHEGVVIPNSELGHVHIDGPDFEPRVGFSAVRREGITLEEWAGRLSVYYRHLEMLLSPQLFVIGGAAAHVFDEFAGFLDIGTEIVPARFGNDAGFTGAAMVAVSPDRLAPWYRSTSGARLDPGTVPVVD from the coding sequence GTGACCCAGCCCCAGGACGGCGTCCTCCCGCGCTTCGCCGTCGGCGTCGACATCGGCGGAACGTCGATCAAGGCGTCCCTCGTCGACGTGACCACCGGAGAGAGGGCCGCCCGCCGCTTCGCCGTCGCGAACCCGCTGGGCAAGGAGCCCGAGGACTTCGCCGCGGCGATCGCCGGCATCGTCCGCGACGTCTCGCCGATCGCGGGGACGCCCGTCGGAGTCGGCTTCCCCGGCATCGTCCGCGGCGGCGTCGTCCGGCAGACCACCCACGTCTCGCAGCGCTGGGTCGGCCTCGACGCCCAGGCCCTGCTGTCCGAGGCGACCGGGGTCGACGTGGTCGTCGTGAACGACGCCGACGCGGCCGGAGTCGCCGAGCGCGAGTTCGGCGCGATGCGCGACCGTGAGGGCCTGCTCCTGCTCACGACCCTCGGCACGGGCATCGGCACCGCGCTCGTGCACGAGGGCGTCGTGATCCCCAACTCCGAGCTCGGCCACGTGCACATCGACGGTCCCGACTTCGAGCCTCGCGTGGGCTTCTCGGCCGTCCGCCGCGAGGGCATCACGCTCGAGGAGTGGGCGGGCCGCCTCAGCGTCTACTACCGCCACCTCGAGATGCTGCTCTCGCCGCAGCTGTTCGTGATCGGAGGCGCCGCCGCGCACGTCTTCGACGAGTTCGCCGGCTTCCTCGACATCGGCACCGAGATCGTCCCGGCCCGCTTCGGCAACGACGCGGGCTTCACCGGCGCCGCGATGGTCGCGGTCTCGCCCGACCGGCTCGCCCCCTGGTACCGCTCGACGAGCGGCGCCCGCCTCGATCCGGGCACGGTGCCGGTCGTCGACTAG
- a CDS encoding NAD-dependent epimerase/dehydratase family protein, which yields MTVLVTGASGLLGGAVAALLAAQGHEVRTFQRRPSGVAGVEDARGSLTDPRAVAEALEGVDGVVHLAAKVSLAGDPGDFDRVNVDGTRRLLAAARRAGVERFVQVSSPSVAHAGSSITGDDAEPADPEHARGDYARTKARGELLALAADAPGFAVVAVRPHLVWGPGDTQLVARIVERARTGRLPLLGDGQALIDSTYLDNAASAIVAAFDRAPEVHGQAYVVTNGEPRPVAELLAGICRASGVEPPRWSVPASVARVAGSLVERIWAVRPGEDEPPMTRFLAEQLSTAHWFDQRRTRADLRWAPAVTLDEGLARLAEASR from the coding sequence GTGACGGTCCTGGTCACGGGAGCGAGCGGGCTGCTCGGAGGAGCGGTCGCCGCCCTCCTCGCCGCGCAGGGTCACGAGGTCCGCACCTTCCAGCGCCGCCCCTCGGGAGTCGCCGGGGTCGAGGACGCGCGCGGCTCGCTGACCGACCCCCGTGCGGTGGCGGAGGCGCTCGAGGGCGTCGACGGCGTCGTCCACCTGGCCGCCAAGGTGTCGCTCGCCGGCGACCCGGGGGACTTCGACCGCGTGAACGTCGACGGCACGCGCCGCCTCCTCGCCGCCGCCCGACGAGCCGGAGTGGAGCGCTTCGTGCAGGTGTCGTCGCCGTCGGTGGCCCACGCGGGCTCCTCCATCACGGGGGACGACGCGGAGCCGGCCGACCCCGAGCACGCGCGCGGCGACTACGCCCGCACGAAGGCGCGGGGCGAGCTGCTCGCCCTCGCTGCCGACGCTCCCGGATTCGCCGTGGTCGCGGTGCGGCCGCACCTGGTGTGGGGTCCCGGTGACACGCAGCTCGTGGCCCGCATCGTCGAGCGGGCGCGCACGGGGCGCCTGCCGCTGCTCGGCGACGGGCAGGCCCTGATCGACTCGACCTACCTCGACAACGCCGCCTCGGCGATCGTCGCCGCCTTCGACCGGGCCCCCGAGGTGCACGGGCAGGCCTACGTGGTCACGAACGGCGAGCCGCGCCCGGTCGCCGAGCTGCTCGCGGGCATCTGCCGCGCCTCCGGAGTCGAGCCGCCGCGCTGGTCGGTGCCCGCCTCCGTCGCGCGCGTCGCCGGCTCGCTCGTCGAGCGGATCTGGGCGGTGCGCCCGGGCGAGGACGAGCCTCCGATGACCCGGTTCCTCGCCGAGCAGCTCTCGACCGCGCACTGGTTCGACCAGCGCCGCACCCGCGCCGATCTGCGGTGGGCGCCGGCCGTGACGCTCGACGAGGGCCTCGCCCGGCTGGCGGAGGCGTCGCGCTGA
- a CDS encoding PadR family transcriptional regulator: MHPRNFFPDHDSSRHDGAQHDSGRSGHDHPGRRERRGPGGHGRGFGPGFGFGPGFGGPFGGPGRGGGRARRGDVRAALLSLLAETTSNGYGLIKAIAEKTGDAWRPSPGSVYPTLQQLVDEGLITAVGEGRGTEYQLTDAGGTYVREHADELAAAWEATPGASDSARAFMENVGKLMGVIQQFRGASDAQRAAASEKLDEARRALYLILAD, from the coding sequence ATGCACCCCAGGAACTTCTTCCCCGACCACGACTCCTCGCGCCACGACGGCGCGCAGCACGATTCCGGCCGTTCCGGCCACGACCACCCCGGCCGCCGTGAGCGCCGCGGCCCCGGCGGCCACGGACGCGGCTTCGGTCCCGGCTTCGGCTTCGGCCCCGGCTTCGGCGGCCCCTTCGGCGGCCCCGGCCGCGGCGGAGGACGCGCCCGCCGCGGCGACGTCCGCGCGGCCCTCCTCTCCCTCCTCGCCGAGACGACCTCGAACGGCTACGGCCTGATCAAGGCGATCGCCGAGAAGACCGGCGACGCCTGGCGCCCCAGCCCCGGCTCCGTCTACCCCACCCTCCAGCAGCTCGTCGACGAGGGCCTGATCACGGCCGTCGGCGAGGGCCGCGGCACCGAGTACCAGCTCACCGACGCGGGCGGCACCTACGTGCGCGAGCACGCCGACGAGCTCGCCGCCGCGTGGGAGGCGACTCCCGGTGCGAGCGACAGCGCCCGCGCGTTCATGGAGAACGTCGGCAAGCTGATGGGAGTGATCCAGCAGTTCCGCGGGGCGAGCGACGCCCAGCGCGCCGCGGCCTCCGAGAAGCTGGACGAGGCGCGCCGAGCGCTGTACCTCATCCTCGCGGACTGA
- a CDS encoding phosphatase: MRTDDPDLAAVLDSTLLTGAVLTDRSSNLGNLRKLAARDPAHLYGVDVAEHWDLPELLALMGERVGISTDPAFESGQDRIDATLTVARLDAYRRRFAESVRRGDLILFATAHPATLMDLYRRLASAATEAGARVLDVNTLPFAAADRIRVPLADEHQFLWCTGGVTCVYRGGSLMHTHSPEPMNALLDRLDALGIRPDLVVADHGWAGAAGRRGLPTIAIADCNDPAVFVAEAQGSIEVVVPIDDGLAVHLYEPVLRYVLAALSEPRHGSDS, translated from the coding sequence ATGCGCACCGACGATCCCGACCTCGCCGCCGTCCTCGACTCCACCCTCCTGACCGGGGCCGTGCTCACCGACCGGTCGAGCAACCTCGGCAACCTGCGCAAGCTCGCCGCGCGCGATCCCGCCCACCTGTACGGCGTCGACGTCGCCGAGCACTGGGACCTGCCGGAGCTGCTCGCGCTGATGGGCGAGCGCGTCGGCATCAGCACGGACCCCGCGTTCGAGAGCGGGCAGGACCGCATCGACGCGACCCTCACCGTCGCCCGCCTCGACGCGTACCGCCGCCGTTTCGCCGAGTCCGTCCGCCGCGGTGACCTGATCCTCTTCGCCACCGCCCACCCGGCGACCCTGATGGACCTCTACCGGCGGCTGGCGTCGGCCGCGACCGAGGCGGGCGCGCGCGTCCTCGACGTCAACACCCTCCCGTTCGCGGCGGCCGACCGCATCCGCGTTCCGCTCGCCGACGAGCACCAGTTCCTCTGGTGCACCGGCGGCGTCACCTGCGTCTACCGCGGCGGCAGCCTGATGCACACGCACTCGCCCGAGCCGATGAACGCGCTGCTCGACCGCCTCGACGCCCTCGGCATCCGGCCCGACCTCGTCGTCGCCGATCACGGCTGGGCGGGCGCCGCCGGCCGCCGGGGCCTGCCGACGATCGCGATCGCCGACTGCAACGACCCCGCGGTGTTCGTGGCCGAGGCGCAGGGCTCGATCGAGGTCGTCGTCCCGATCGACGACGGACTCGCCGTCCACCTCTACGAGCCCGTCCTCCGCTACGTCCTGGCAGCCCTCTCCGAGCCCCGTCACGGTTCCGACTCGTAG
- a CDS encoding glycosyltransferase, with protein MPRMAVVSAHTSPLEQPSTGDAGGMNVYLAAVLPELALRGWDVVVLTRGEESGRLAPGVEVVGVPVGAGDKYALAQAAPVFARAAAGADVVHSHYWVSGLAGALTGLPHVHSMHSSSLAKNARLAPGDSPEPPERIEAERSVLASADAVVVAGAAERADVEGGYGVDPSRVVVVPPGVDPRFRPGGGERADEIVLVGRVQPLKGQLLAVQALARIPVAERPLLRIVGGPAPGREEYLAQVQEAARELGVAASVRFDGVADRDGVAERLRRARLALVPSAAETFGLIALEAAASGTPVVARRTTGLVDAVRDAGSGVLIDSADPGEWAERIRELLADPDERERLGHGGVAWAAAHSWGAAAEQLDALYRGLIR; from the coding sequence ATGCCCCGTATGGCCGTCGTCTCGGCGCACACCTCCCCCCTCGAGCAGCCGTCGACGGGGGACGCGGGCGGGATGAACGTGTACCTCGCCGCGGTGCTGCCGGAGCTCGCCCTGCGGGGCTGGGACGTGGTGGTGCTGACCCGCGGCGAGGAGTCCGGCCGGCTCGCTCCCGGCGTCGAGGTCGTGGGCGTGCCGGTCGGGGCGGGCGACAAGTACGCGCTGGCGCAGGCCGCCCCCGTGTTCGCGCGAGCCGCGGCGGGAGCGGACGTGGTGCACTCGCACTACTGGGTCTCGGGACTGGCGGGAGCCCTGACCGGGCTGCCGCACGTGCACTCGATGCACTCGAGCTCGCTGGCGAAGAACGCGCGCCTCGCCCCCGGCGACTCGCCCGAGCCGCCCGAGCGGATCGAGGCCGAGCGCTCGGTGCTCGCTTCGGCCGACGCCGTGGTGGTCGCGGGCGCGGCCGAGCGGGCGGACGTCGAGGGCGGCTACGGCGTGGATCCGTCGCGCGTCGTCGTCGTGCCGCCGGGGGTCGATCCGCGGTTCCGTCCCGGGGGCGGCGAGCGCGCCGACGAGATCGTGCTCGTCGGCCGGGTCCAGCCGCTCAAGGGGCAGCTGCTCGCGGTGCAGGCCCTGGCCCGGATCCCGGTCGCGGAGCGGCCCCTCCTCCGGATCGTCGGCGGACCCGCGCCCGGCCGCGAGGAGTACCTGGCGCAGGTGCAGGAGGCTGCCCGCGAGCTGGGCGTCGCCGCGAGCGTCCGTTTCGACGGAGTGGCCGACCGCGACGGGGTGGCGGAGCGGCTCCGGCGCGCCCGCCTGGCCCTGGTGCCGTCGGCGGCCGAGACGTTCGGGCTCATCGCGCTCGAGGCCGCGGCGTCGGGGACGCCCGTGGTCGCCCGCCGGACGACCGGGCTGGTCGACGCGGTGCGCGACGCGGGGAGCGGCGTGCTGATCGACTCCGCCGACCCGGGCGAGTGGGCCGAGCGGATCCGCGAGCTGCTGGCCGACCCCGACGAGCGGGAGCGGCTGGGCCACGGAGGCGTCGCCTGGGCGGCGGCGCACAGCTGGGGTGCGGCGGCCGAGCAGCTCGACGCGCTGTACCGCGGGCTGATCCGCTAG